From the genome of Leptospira saintgironsiae, one region includes:
- a CDS encoding MFS transporter: MILFYYLSSILGLLAGNMFNYTAIILSQSISNSDTFSGWVFFFVCFPLLFLSFTAGRLLDKYSRKWLLAAAQISMACGSGFAALALHLEWISPGKPYLLLVSSVLSGIGLSFVMPGRFAILGDLLEHSKIGKHSVWLNTLVLFGYGLAPLVAGYFKEYFSFKYVFISIGSAYVLSVFFLILIPVQMRERSQASSGPGISELVAYLKNSPLVSQFLLLMGAVVLLVGPVQVLLPKYAKEILGLGEGERGALLSALGVGLVIGGGATFLLHGLKKKGHILFGSALFSCFLFSLIPFLAESLVLTSVCFFVFGFMTGVIITLIPAGIQQNTENHIRGRILSLYSLVFLLVPAFSGILSGFFSDRIGIPSTFVWSGFLEMGALIYLSWRMDQVRNHY; the protein is encoded by the coding sequence GTGATCCTTTTTTATTATCTATCTTCTATCCTGGGTTTACTTGCGGGAAATATGTTCAATTATACCGCCATTATTCTTTCCCAAAGTATTTCTAATTCGGATACATTTTCGGGTTGGGTATTCTTCTTTGTATGTTTTCCTCTTTTGTTTTTAAGTTTCACTGCGGGAAGATTGCTGGATAAATATTCTAGGAAATGGCTTCTTGCTGCTGCACAAATTTCAATGGCATGTGGTTCTGGATTTGCCGCTCTTGCATTACATTTGGAATGGATCTCTCCCGGAAAACCTTATCTTCTTCTTGTGTCTTCCGTTCTTTCCGGGATCGGACTTTCTTTTGTAATGCCTGGAAGATTTGCAATACTTGGAGATCTATTAGAACATTCTAAAATAGGAAAACATAGTGTTTGGTTAAATACTCTTGTACTTTTTGGATATGGTCTTGCTCCTTTAGTGGCCGGGTATTTTAAGGAATATTTCTCCTTTAAATATGTTTTTATAAGTATTGGTTCCGCTTATGTTCTGAGCGTATTCTTTTTGATCTTGATCCCAGTACAGATGAGGGAGAGAAGCCAGGCTTCCTCTGGACCTGGTATCTCAGAGTTAGTTGCGTATTTGAAAAATTCCCCTCTGGTTTCTCAGTTCCTATTGCTTATGGGCGCTGTAGTTCTGTTAGTCGGGCCAGTCCAGGTCCTTCTTCCAAAATACGCCAAGGAAATTTTGGGATTAGGAGAAGGTGAAAGAGGCGCCTTACTTTCGGCATTAGGAGTGGGGCTTGTGATCGGAGGTGGAGCTACCTTTCTTCTTCACGGTTTAAAGAAGAAGGGCCATATTCTTTTTGGATCTGCACTCTTCAGTTGTTTTCTATTTTCACTTATCCCTTTTCTTGCGGAAAGTTTGGTGCTCACATCGGTTTGTTTTTTTGTATTTGGGTTTATGACTGGCGTGATCATTACTCTTATCCCAGCGGGTATCCAACAAAATACTGAAAATCATATCAGGGGAAGGATACTTTCTCTTTATAGCCTGGTCTTTCTTTTGGTGCCTGCATTCTCCGGGATTTTATCCGGATTTTTTTCGGATCGGATTGGAATTCCTTCCACATTCGTTTGGTCCGGGTTTTTGGAAATGGGAGCATTGATCTATCTCAGTTGGAGAATGGACCAGGTCCGTAATCATTATTAA
- the dapA gene encoding 4-hydroxy-tetrahydrodipicolinate synthase, protein MFQGVFTAIITPFRNGKIDYDSYFSILDKQIQARVSGVVPCGTTGESPTLSHEEHAELIRETVKHVKKRILVVAGTGSNSTREAVELTEAACKDGVDGILQVNPYYNKPTQEGLYLHFKEIADHSSVPVMLYNIPGRTSVNLLPETVLRLSEHPKIRSMKEATGDLGQMSKLISLVGDKMTVLSGDDNLTLPLLSLGGKGVVSVISNLFPESLVNLVESFQKGDVVAAQKIHYDFIELFALAFIETNPIPIKAVMSWHGFCSGEIRLPMTSLSAGPGADRLKKTVSDLLAKGYK, encoded by the coding sequence ATGTTTCAAGGCGTATTTACTGCCATTATTACTCCATTCCGGAACGGGAAAATAGACTATGATTCCTATTTTTCTATTTTGGACAAACAGATCCAGGCAAGGGTAAGCGGAGTGGTGCCTTGCGGTACCACTGGCGAATCTCCTACTCTTTCTCATGAAGAACACGCGGAACTGATCCGCGAAACTGTGAAACATGTCAAAAAGCGGATTTTGGTAGTGGCAGGTACTGGTTCCAACTCTACTAGAGAAGCTGTGGAACTGACTGAAGCCGCTTGTAAGGACGGAGTGGACGGGATACTTCAAGTTAATCCGTATTATAATAAGCCAACCCAAGAAGGATTATATCTTCACTTCAAAGAGATAGCGGATCATTCTTCCGTTCCTGTGATGTTGTATAATATTCCTGGTAGAACTTCCGTAAATTTATTACCAGAAACTGTTCTTAGACTTTCAGAACATCCTAAGATCAGATCCATGAAAGAGGCTACTGGGGATCTTGGACAAATGTCAAAATTGATCTCTCTTGTCGGAGACAAGATGACTGTTCTTTCTGGAGATGATAACTTGACTCTTCCTCTTCTTTCCTTAGGTGGAAAAGGTGTAGTGTCTGTGATCTCGAATTTATTCCCAGAAAGTCTGGTAAATTTAGTGGAGTCTTTTCAAAAAGGGGACGTGGTTGCGGCTCAAAAGATCCATTATGATTTTATAGAATTATTCGCATTAGCATTTATAGAAACGAATCCTATTCCGATCAAAGCAGTGATGAGCTGGCATGGATTCTGTTCCGGTGAGATACGTCTTCCTATGACTTCTCTAAGTGCAGGTCCTGGAGCGGATCGTTTGAAAAAAACGGTTTCCGATCTTTTAGCAAAAGGTTATAAATAA
- the dapB gene encoding 4-hydroxy-tetrahydrodipicolinate reductase: protein MARKNRVAVIGASGRMGKAIIQVLSQSKISELSAAVVGKGSVYLGLDSGLHSGLKQNEILFSDDLSKSISESDTVIDFSIREVLSDVLSICKEFKKPVVVGTTGLVETHKDLLKETSKYIPIVYSPNMSIGVNLLFKLTEIAAKVMGDLADIEIQDIHHRHKKDAPSGTAEKLKAILLETLSRTESNIVHGRHGILPERDPKEIAIHTLRAGEVIGDHTVYFFTPEERVEISHKAQDRKTFAVGSVKAAEFLIGREKGLYDMFSVLGL from the coding sequence TTGGCCCGCAAGAATCGTGTCGCAGTCATTGGTGCTTCTGGAAGAATGGGGAAGGCTATTATACAAGTCCTTTCCCAATCTAAAATTTCTGAACTTTCGGCTGCGGTAGTAGGTAAGGGTTCCGTTTATTTAGGTTTGGATTCCGGTTTACATTCCGGACTCAAACAAAATGAAATTTTATTTTCGGATGATCTTTCTAAATCAATTTCCGAATCTGATACCGTAATCGATTTTTCTATCAGAGAAGTTTTGTCGGATGTTCTGTCTATCTGCAAGGAATTCAAAAAACCTGTTGTGGTTGGAACAACCGGTCTTGTGGAAACTCATAAAGATTTATTAAAAGAAACTTCTAAATATATTCCGATCGTGTATTCTCCTAATATGTCTATCGGGGTGAATCTTCTTTTTAAACTGACTGAGATCGCCGCAAAAGTGATGGGAGATCTGGCGGATATCGAGATCCAGGATATTCATCATCGTCATAAAAAAGATGCCCCTTCCGGCACTGCTGAAAAATTGAAAGCAATCCTTTTGGAAACTCTTTCTAGGACAGAGTCAAATATTGTACATGGTCGCCACGGAATTCTTCCTGAAAGAGATCCTAAAGAAATAGCGATCCATACTCTTAGAGCGGGAGAAGTGATCGGAGATCATACTGTCTATTTTTTCACTCCAGAGGAAAGAGTCGAAATTTCCCATAAGGCACAGGACAGAAAAACATTTGCAGTTGGTTCCGTAAAAGCCGCCGAATTTTTGATCGGAAGAGAAAAAGGCCTCTACGATATGTTTTCCGTATTAGGGTTATAA
- the cdaA gene encoding diadenylate cyclase CdaA, translating into MDFLKNISLFQSDKFGIVMILDILIVSFLIYQFYSTIRRTRGVQLLLGIGLIWVLGIFAQTLNFELLDWIIDNIRPALVFAIIVLLQPELRKITGDMARLRLFRPFLLKTATDLDEIVEASKIMAKNKTGSLIAIVREHSLKDIAEQAVQLDAILSTSLLLTIFKKNTALHDGAVIIEQNRIACAGAFLPMATNLDDARMGARHRAALGIAEESDAVIVVTSEETGEISVCHDGEMIHPVKPIELKNLLNTILQEKKAGPGNPATDKKFESEEAGESHD; encoded by the coding sequence ATGGATTTTTTAAAAAACATCAGTTTATTCCAAAGTGATAAGTTCGGGATCGTAATGATCCTGGATATTCTGATTGTTAGTTTTCTAATCTATCAATTTTATTCTACGATCCGTAGGACGAGAGGGGTTCAGCTTCTTTTGGGGATTGGACTTATTTGGGTGCTTGGAATTTTTGCACAAACTTTGAATTTTGAACTTTTGGATTGGATCATTGATAATATTCGTCCAGCACTTGTATTTGCGATCATAGTTTTACTCCAACCGGAACTTCGTAAAATTACTGGTGATATGGCAAGGCTTCGATTATTCCGTCCTTTCCTTTTAAAAACTGCCACTGACCTGGATGAGATTGTAGAAGCATCTAAGATTATGGCTAAAAACAAAACCGGATCTTTAATAGCGATCGTCCGAGAGCATAGTCTCAAAGATATCGCAGAGCAAGCGGTTCAGTTGGATGCAATTCTTTCCACAAGCCTTCTTCTTACAATATTCAAGAAGAATACTGCACTTCATGATGGGGCTGTTATTATAGAGCAGAACCGAATTGCGTGTGCAGGCGCATTCTTACCAATGGCTACAAATTTGGACGATGCTCGTATGGGCGCAAGGCATAGGGCTGCACTTGGAATTGCAGAAGAATCTGATGCAGTCATCGTAGTAACTTCTGAAGAGACTGGAGAAATTTCGGTTTGTCATGACGGAGAAATGATCCATCCGGTAAAACCGATCGAATTAAAAAATCTTTTGAATACAATCCTCCAGGAGAAAAAAGCAGGACCAGGAAATCCGGCCACAGACAAAAAGTTTGAATCGGAAGAAGCAGGGGAATCACATGATTAA
- the acpS gene encoding holo-ACP synthase has product MKITIGNDIVENSRIRDLLDKHGERFLKRVFSETEIAYCSGRKDPVPHLSGRFCVKEAFIKAIEPGDKVILDMREIELFGKDFGKKELVLHGKSKELFLEKGYSGVSVSISHAENYSTAVVVLYKE; this is encoded by the coding sequence ATGAAAATCACCATCGGGAATGATATAGTAGAAAATTCCAGGATCAGAGACTTGCTCGATAAACATGGAGAAAGATTTCTGAAAAGAGTATTTTCCGAAACTGAGATCGCTTATTGCTCCGGCAGAAAAGATCCAGTTCCTCATCTTAGCGGAAGATTCTGCGTGAAGGAAGCATTCATCAAGGCCATAGAACCCGGAGACAAGGTGATTCTCGATATGAGAGAAATCGAACTTTTCGGGAAAGATTTTGGAAAAAAAGAATTGGTACTTCACGGAAAATCGAAAGAATTGTTCCTCGAGAAAGGCTATAGCGGTGTTTCCGTATCCATCAGCCATGCGGAAAATTATTCCACTGCAGTTGTCGTTCTCTATAAGGAGTGA
- a CDS encoding tetratricopeptide repeat protein, with translation MVTESFKQTLKLYDEGLALYKNRKFKEAWELFKKAVEITPNDGPSKKYIGRCEAFIANPPPEDWDGVFEMKTK, from the coding sequence ATGGTCACCGAGTCTTTTAAACAAACTCTTAAATTGTACGACGAAGGTCTCGCACTGTACAAGAATAGAAAGTTCAAGGAAGCTTGGGAACTATTCAAAAAAGCAGTTGAGATCACTCCGAACGACGGGCCTTCTAAAAAATATATAGGACGCTGCGAAGCATTTATCGCGAATCCTCCTCCTGAAGATTGGGATGGGGTTTTCGAGATGAAAACGAAATAA
- a CDS encoding bactofilin family protein produces MSKKAATASKPSRTVTEFGTISTVLGRETHFSGILNFKKPLEISGEFQGEIESEGFLLVSEGAKVRANIKAGTVIVGGEITGNVIATQRLEMLPSGKVNGNIKTAKLQIADGVIFEGNCEMILPNKD; encoded by the coding sequence ATGTCAAAAAAAGCCGCAACCGCATCCAAACCAAGCCGCACTGTAACCGAATTCGGGACTATCTCTACTGTTTTAGGAAGAGAAACCCATTTTTCAGGAATTCTGAACTTCAAAAAACCCTTGGAAATCTCAGGTGAATTCCAAGGAGAAATAGAATCCGAAGGATTTCTATTAGTCAGCGAAGGAGCAAAGGTCAGAGCCAATATCAAGGCCGGGACTGTAATCGTCGGTGGAGAGATCACTGGCAATGTGATCGCTACCCAAAGATTAGAAATGCTTCCTAGCGGAAAAGTAAACGGAAACATCAAGACTGCAAAGTTGCAAATCGCGGATGGAGTGATCTTCGAAGGCAACTGCGAAATGATCCTACCTAATAAGGATTGA
- the rpsB gene encoding 30S ribosomal protein S2, translating to MSVISMKNLLETGVHFGHQTRKWNPKMAPYVFTARNGIHIIDLQKTVQKAKEAYDALKKITSEGKKVLFVGTKKQARGAIEREALRCSMFFINNRWPGGLLTNWNTVKKSIARLKKLEGMETDNTFEKEVKTKKEVLSLRRELDKLRKTLGGIKDMTSIPEILFVIDPKKEEIAVKEARKLGLKIFAVVDTNCDPELIDYPIPGNDDAIRAISLFLETMSNAVIEGTGGVVEQPRFSEDLDSEALALEYQGEYDESGKFIMDEDPVGAKKEDPAAAAPAPAAEAPAAIEIDKAE from the coding sequence ATGTCAGTAATTTCCATGAAAAACCTTCTGGAAACCGGAGTTCACTTCGGTCACCAGACAAGAAAATGGAATCCGAAAATGGCTCCGTATGTCTTCACAGCAAGAAACGGAATCCATATCATCGACCTTCAAAAGACCGTTCAAAAAGCTAAAGAAGCTTATGACGCGTTGAAGAAGATTACTTCCGAAGGAAAAAAAGTCCTATTTGTAGGAACTAAAAAACAAGCGAGAGGAGCTATCGAAAGAGAAGCACTCCGTTGTAGCATGTTCTTCATCAATAACCGCTGGCCGGGCGGACTTTTAACTAACTGGAATACAGTTAAAAAATCCATCGCTCGTTTGAAAAAACTAGAGGGAATGGAAACAGACAATACCTTCGAAAAAGAAGTAAAAACTAAAAAAGAAGTTTTATCTCTTCGCAGAGAGTTGGACAAACTCCGCAAAACTCTGGGCGGGATCAAGGACATGACTAGCATTCCTGAAATTCTTTTCGTGATCGATCCTAAGAAAGAAGAGATCGCAGTAAAAGAAGCTCGTAAACTTGGTTTGAAAATTTTCGCAGTGGTTGATACTAACTGTGATCCTGAATTGATCGACTATCCAATCCCAGGTAATGATGACGCGATTCGCGCGATCTCCTTATTCCTCGAAACCATGTCTAACGCGGTAATCGAAGGAACAGGTGGAGTTGTTGAACAACCTCGCTTCAGCGAAGATCTTGATTCAGAAGCACTTGCTCTTGAATACCAAGGTGAATACGACGAAAGTGGTAAGTTCATTATGGACGAGGATCCGGTCGGAGCTAAGAAAGAAGATCCAGCGGCGGCGGCTCCTGCTCCAGCGGCTGAAGCTCCTGCAGCTATTGAAATTGATAAAGCCGAGTAA
- the tsf gene encoding translation elongation factor Ts, with translation MSASTTDLIKELRDRTGAGLMDCKKALLENNNDLDKSADWLREKGIAKASKKAGRVTKEGRNISYIHGDGKIGVLLELNSETDFVARNEAFEALGKEICLQIAAMAPLYVSEEQVPAEDIERETKVLEAQLKEEGKKPEQIEKIIPGKIKKYYSEVCLLNQAFIKDNTKTVDDLVKESIAKFGENIIVARFARFQVGGA, from the coding sequence ATGTCAGCATCTACTACCGACCTTATTAAGGAACTAAGAGACCGCACCGGTGCGGGATTGATGGATTGTAAAAAAGCTCTTCTAGAGAATAATAACGATCTAGACAAATCTGCAGATTGGTTGCGTGAAAAAGGGATCGCTAAGGCTTCTAAAAAAGCAGGACGCGTGACCAAAGAAGGAAGAAATATTTCCTATATCCACGGAGACGGAAAGATCGGAGTTCTACTCGAGCTTAACTCTGAGACTGACTTCGTTGCACGTAACGAGGCTTTCGAAGCTCTCGGAAAAGAGATATGTCTGCAAATCGCAGCTATGGCTCCACTATACGTAAGCGAAGAGCAAGTTCCTGCAGAAGATATCGAGCGTGAAACTAAGGTTTTGGAAGCTCAGTTAAAAGAAGAAGGTAAAAAACCAGAACAGATCGAAAAGATCATTCCGGGAAAAATCAAAAAGTATTACTCTGAAGTATGCCTTTTGAACCAAGCCTTCATCAAGGATAATACTAAGACCGTTGACGATCTGGTTAAGGAATCCATCGCGAAATTCGGTGAAAATATCATCGTAGCTCGTTTTGCTCGTTTCCAGGTAGGCGGCGCTTAA
- the pyrH gene encoding UMP kinase — protein sequence MAEETSKYKRILIKLSGEALAGEGEFGIDSNKAHSLAEEIKEVHSLGVEIALVVGGGNLIRGANLAKVGMDQATADYMGMLATIQNALALQDACEKKGLYTRVQSAIDIHSIAESYIRRRAVRHLEKKRIVIFAGGIGNPYFTTDTAASLRAVEVGCEVILKATKVDGVYEADPKKDPSAKRYTHISFMESIKRRLKVMDSTALSLCMENNMSIIVFDIFKRGNLKDLVLGDKKIGTLISNSEDIRIDGE from the coding sequence TTGGCGGAAGAAACTTCTAAGTATAAGCGGATCTTAATAAAACTCTCCGGTGAGGCACTTGCCGGAGAGGGAGAGTTTGGGATTGATAGTAATAAAGCCCATTCACTTGCAGAAGAGATCAAAGAAGTTCATTCTTTAGGAGTAGAGATTGCTCTGGTAGTCGGAGGGGGAAACTTGATCCGAGGAGCAAATCTCGCTAAGGTCGGAATGGACCAAGCAACCGCAGATTATATGGGGATGCTTGCTACCATCCAAAACGCATTGGCACTTCAAGATGCCTGCGAGAAAAAAGGACTCTACACTAGAGTTCAATCAGCAATCGATATTCATTCAATCGCAGAAAGTTACATTCGCCGCAGAGCGGTCCGACACTTGGAAAAGAAAAGGATCGTGATCTTTGCAGGTGGGATAGGTAACCCTTATTTTACTACTGATACTGCAGCAAGTTTAAGAGCGGTAGAAGTGGGATGCGAAGTAATCCTAAAAGCCACTAAGGTGGACGGGGTTTACGAAGCGGATCCTAAAAAAGATCCAAGCGCTAAAAGATATACTCATATCTCCTTTATGGAATCCATCAAACGTAGATTGAAAGTGATGGATTCTACTGCCCTCAGCCTCTGCATGGAAAACAATATGTCAATAATCGTATTTGACATTTTCAAGCGGGGCAATTTAAAAGATTTGGTTCTCGGGGACAAAAAAATAGGTACCCTGATTTCTAACTCGGAGGATATTCGGATCGATGGCGAATGA
- the frr gene encoding ribosome recycling factor, with translation MANEEVINAMKSKMDKTVELLKKDFAGVRTGRANPALIEDLRVEYYGTPTPINQLGNISAPEPRLLVVSPYDKGTMKDIEKAIQASGLGLQPTNDGVVIRIIIPELTGERRKELAKVVKSKSEEKKVAVRNIRRDAMEDLKKHSEGISQDELKTLQDQVQKITDSYIDKVSAITAEKEKEITTV, from the coding sequence ATGGCGAATGAAGAAGTAATCAACGCAATGAAGTCCAAGATGGATAAAACCGTAGAACTCCTGAAAAAGGATTTTGCGGGAGTCCGGACGGGCAGGGCAAACCCTGCATTGATCGAAGATCTTAGGGTAGAATATTATGGAACTCCTACTCCCATCAATCAGTTGGGAAATATCTCTGCTCCTGAGCCTAGACTTCTGGTAGTTTCCCCTTATGATAAGGGAACTATGAAAGATATCGAAAAGGCAATCCAAGCTTCAGGACTAGGGCTACAACCTACGAACGACGGGGTTGTAATTCGTATCATCATTCCAGAACTTACGGGCGAAAGACGTAAAGAATTGGCAAAAGTGGTAAAATCCAAATCGGAAGAGAAGAAGGTCGCTGTCAGAAACATCCGCCGTGATGCGATGGAAGATCTTAAAAAACATTCCGAAGGAATTTCCCAAGACGAATTAAAAACTCTGCAAGACCAGGTGCAAAAAATTACGGATTCTTATATAGATAAAGTTTCCGCAATTACGGCTGAAAAAGAGAAAGAAATCACTACGGTCTAA
- a CDS encoding isoprenyl transferase, with product MASSKKKIPRHVAVIMDGNGRWATSKGLSRSAGHRAGADAIDRLMDSSLELGLEVVSLYAFSTENWKRPITEIRSIFNLLVEFIDSRLDKINSKGIRILHSGSRKKLSSLVLSKIDHAAEITRKNRKLTVNFCLNYGSQEEILNAFSRLAEERKKKSISIQKPISTKELEKYLYTYPLPAVDLLIRTAGERRLSNFLLWQSAYAELFFTENLWPEFGDKDLREALDWFRGRTRKFGGLENG from the coding sequence TTGGCTTCTTCCAAAAAAAAAATCCCCCGTCACGTGGCGGTCATCATGGACGGGAACGGAAGATGGGCAACATCTAAAGGACTTTCCAGATCCGCAGGACATAGAGCAGGCGCAGACGCAATTGATCGTCTCATGGACTCCAGTTTAGAATTGGGTCTCGAAGTAGTTTCTCTTTATGCATTCTCCACAGAAAACTGGAAACGGCCTATTACAGAGATCAGATCTATATTCAATCTATTAGTAGAATTTATAGATTCCCGATTGGATAAGATCAACTCCAAAGGGATCAGAATATTACATTCAGGTTCTAGAAAAAAGCTAAGCTCTTTGGTTTTATCTAAAATCGATCATGCGGCGGAGATCACCCGCAAAAACCGCAAATTAACTGTGAACTTTTGTTTAAATTACGGGTCCCAGGAAGAGATTTTAAACGCGTTTTCCAGATTAGCGGAAGAAAGAAAGAAGAAGTCCATCTCCATCCAAAAACCGATCAGCACAAAAGAACTCGAAAAATATTTGTATACGTACCCCCTTCCGGCGGTAGATTTATTGATTAGAACTGCTGGGGAGAGGAGATTATCCAATTTCCTTCTATGGCAATCCGCCTATGCGGAGCTTTTTTTTACTGAAAATCTTTGGCCTGAATTCGGAGACAAGGATCTGAGAGAAGCGCTGGATTGGTTCCGGGGAAGGACCCGAAAATTCGGAGGTTTAGAGAATGGGTGA
- a CDS encoding phosphatidate cytidylyltransferase, which translates to MGETTKRILSAAVLVALYLFMIFYRDFYYLQTLVILLVAGVIGLTEFYRLSDRGQDGRPFKGTGIFFFIIILLIYYFRFVASQNKFEPPIFFQTHFKLFVPSFDAVTFSFVLLFLFSFLLQILRRPLDGAIFSVSSTILGVVYAALPLGHLLLLLGMNQGIYYVFLVSVATFMTDVGGYFGGRWFGRNPAGLAISPKKTWEGYASGIVVAIGSVFLLNILWERSTGVAPLVSGAEVFLTSLILSFVGIIGDLLESAMKRDAKVKDSGNLIPGHGGILDRADALLLTVPILYFYLQIKVALGFPV; encoded by the coding sequence ATGGGTGAAACTACAAAAAGGATCCTTTCCGCGGCTGTGCTCGTAGCCTTATACCTGTTCATGATCTTTTACAGGGATTTTTATTATTTACAAACCCTGGTTATACTTCTGGTCGCAGGAGTGATAGGTCTGACAGAATTTTATAGGCTTTCTGATAGAGGCCAGGACGGAAGGCCCTTCAAGGGAACCGGGATATTCTTCTTTATTATAATATTATTAATTTATTATTTTAGATTCGTAGCTTCTCAGAATAAGTTCGAGCCGCCAATATTCTTCCAAACACATTTTAAACTGTTTGTACCTAGTTTTGATGCGGTAACCTTCTCCTTTGTATTACTTTTCTTATTCAGCTTCCTACTTCAAATTTTGAGAAGGCCACTGGATGGAGCAATTTTCTCTGTAAGTTCCACAATTTTGGGAGTAGTTTACGCGGCACTTCCGCTTGGACATTTACTTCTTCTTTTGGGAATGAACCAAGGTATCTATTATGTGTTCTTAGTTTCCGTCGCCACATTCATGACTGATGTGGGGGGATATTTCGGAGGACGTTGGTTCGGAAGAAATCCAGCAGGACTTGCAATTTCTCCTAAAAAAACCTGGGAAGGTTATGCTTCCGGGATCGTAGTAGCGATCGGTTCTGTATTCCTTCTTAATATCCTTTGGGAAAGAAGCACAGGAGTTGCACCATTAGTTTCAGGTGCAGAAGTATTTTTAACTTCTTTAATTTTATCTTTCGTAGGAATCATCGGGGACCTTTTGGAATCTGCAATGAAAAGGGACGCTAAGGTAAAAGATTCTGGGAATTTGATTCCTGGTCATGGTGGAATTTTGGATAGAGCTGATGCGTTACTTTTAACAGTTCCTATTCTATATTTTTATCTTCAGATCAAGGTTGCTCTGGGATTTCCGGTCTAA
- the dxr gene encoding 1-deoxy-D-xylulose-5-phosphate reductoisomerase produces the protein MKRGVSILGASGSVGESTLKILRQFPEEFRLISFSVHSNLQKAESIAKEFQPDVLCISSDTADRTILGSKIGNTKVLYGSKSLEEIVSDPEIETVVTAVVGASGIRPTIAAIRAGKKIGIANKETLVSCGPYIKSLLENSKSSLVPVDSEHNALFQLLENMKKDSLERIVLTASGGPFRKLPVEDLPKVTIEQALKHPTWNMGPKITIDSAGMINKGLEVIEAHFLFGFSYDKIGVVIHPQSVAHGLVETKDGASFVYASYPDMIFPVAHSLYYPKIVPTVLKSHPATSWGTLEFLEPDMERYPGLALAYEAGRAGGTAPSIFNASNEVAVELFLQGKILFTDIPSLIRNVLEKIPNSFPNDLEGYEEADRKARELAFHFSKDKVEHLC, from the coding sequence ATGAAAAGAGGCGTCTCTATACTGGGTGCCTCCGGATCGGTAGGGGAGTCTACTCTCAAAATACTCCGCCAATTTCCGGAAGAGTTTCGGCTAATATCCTTCAGCGTACATTCCAATTTGCAAAAAGCGGAATCTATCGCGAAAGAATTCCAACCGGATGTTCTATGTATTAGTTCCGACACTGCGGATAGAACAATACTCGGAAGCAAGATCGGAAATACTAAAGTATTATACGGATCTAAAAGTTTAGAAGAGATCGTTTCAGATCCGGAAATAGAAACCGTTGTCACAGCAGTTGTTGGTGCAAGTGGGATTCGTCCTACTATTGCTGCAATTCGCGCAGGCAAAAAAATTGGGATCGCAAACAAGGAAACCTTGGTAAGCTGCGGACCCTATATCAAAAGTTTATTAGAAAATTCTAAATCGTCTCTGGTCCCTGTTGACTCAGAACATAATGCACTCTTCCAACTTTTAGAAAATATGAAGAAGGACTCACTCGAAAGGATAGTCCTGACTGCTTCTGGCGGACCTTTTCGTAAACTTCCTGTCGAAGATCTTCCAAAAGTAACGATTGAACAGGCACTAAAACATCCTACATGGAATATGGGGCCTAAGATCACGATCGATTCCGCAGGAATGATCAATAAAGGATTAGAAGTCATAGAGGCTCATTTTCTTTTTGGGTTTTCTTATGATAAGATTGGCGTTGTTATTCATCCTCAAAGTGTTGCCCATGGTTTGGTCGAGACCAAGGACGGAGCAAGTTTTGTATATGCTTCTTATCCAGATATGATCTTTCCTGTGGCACATTCATTATATTATCCTAAAATAGTTCCTACAGTTTTAAAATCTCATCCTGCTACTTCTTGGGGAACTCTGGAATTTTTAGAACCTGATATGGAAAGATATCCAGGTTTGGCGTTGGCATATGAGGCTGGAAGAGCGGGAGGCACCGCTCCTTCTATCTTTAATGCTTCAAACGAAGTAGCCGTTGAATTATTCTTACAAGGTAAAATTCTTTTTACCGATATACCTTCTCTCATTCGAAATGTTTTGGAAAAAATCCCAAATTCATTTCCAAACGATTTAGAAGGATATGAAGAAGCGGATAGAAAGGCCAGAGAATTGGCCTTCCATTTCTCTAAAGATAAGGTAGAGCATTTATGTTAG